The following coding sequences are from one Nitrospiraceae bacterium window:
- a CDS encoding DUF4321 domain-containing protein translates to MRKSPLLLLIFVLIGGLLGGILGEILRVMAPQGTIQAIFATNFTPGISPPLTIDLILAKFTIGFSLKINLLSLLGMFLGIYLYKNV, encoded by the coding sequence GTGAGAAAATCCCCTCTTCTCCTTCTCATTTTTGTGCTGATCGGCGGCTTACTGGGTGGGATCTTGGGAGAAATCCTGCGGGTCATGGCGCCGCAAGGCACCATTCAAGCGATTTTTGCGACGAACTTTACGCCCGGCATCAGCCCACCGCTGACCATCGATCTCATCCTGGCCAAATTCACGATCGGCTTCAGCTTGAAGATCAATCTGCTCAGCCTGTTGGGCATGTTCCTGGGGATCTACCTGTACAAGAACGTCTAA
- a CDS encoding DEAD/DEAH box helicase, giving the protein MSTFAKMSLPLFLAQRLQHAGMINPTPVQKAAIPLGLEGRDVLAQAKTGSGKTLAFLLPLIERALRCELLSFGSGQFPNTGSSPAGGPKFLVLAPTRELALQIETELRKYAPAALTSLAVYGGTPIERHYRALKRPPMVVVGTPGRLLDLVGSGHLRLGAVTFLVMDEADQMLDRGFLPDIKRILNLLPRERQTLLFSATFASEIQTLAQSMQRDPVRVSVDPGLNSPTSIVHAYYVVPAEQSRMQLVHTLLQTVKPGERSMVFCDQKYKVRRLAARLGGEPASVGSLTGNHSQAQRERTLGSFRTGRLRSLVATDVAARGLDIPDVSQVIHYELPANPNSYVHRSGRTGRAERQGSTFLILSQAEEREYLHMVRQLRIKTTKLPLPTLATLPPAAAPTNEDKLARHPRPQHRPDRGPRGFQEKNGRLSSSRSRW; this is encoded by the coding sequence ATGTCGACATTTGCTAAAATGAGTCTACCCCTGTTCCTCGCCCAGCGTCTGCAGCATGCTGGGATGATCAATCCCACGCCTGTCCAAAAGGCTGCGATTCCGCTGGGGCTTGAAGGCCGCGATGTTCTCGCCCAGGCCAAAACGGGGAGCGGGAAAACGTTAGCCTTCTTACTGCCGCTGATCGAGCGGGCGCTGCGCTGCGAGTTACTGTCGTTCGGGTCCGGGCAGTTTCCGAACACGGGAAGCAGTCCCGCCGGTGGACCAAAGTTTTTGGTTTTAGCTCCAACCAGGGAGCTCGCGCTGCAGATTGAAACCGAGTTGCGCAAGTATGCGCCAGCCGCCCTCACGTCCCTCGCCGTTTATGGGGGCACACCGATCGAGCGCCATTACCGTGCGCTGAAACGCCCGCCGATGGTCGTCGTGGGTACTCCCGGCCGTTTATTGGATCTGGTCGGATCCGGCCACCTGCGTCTTGGCGCCGTCACGTTTCTGGTGATGGACGAGGCGGATCAAATGTTGGATCGCGGGTTCTTGCCGGACATCAAGCGAATCCTGAATCTGCTCCCACGGGAGCGCCAGACGTTGCTGTTTTCGGCGACGTTCGCGTCAGAAATCCAGACCCTCGCGCAGAGCATGCAGCGCGATCCGGTTCGCGTCTCCGTCGACCCCGGTCTGAACAGCCCGACGTCGATCGTGCATGCCTACTATGTCGTGCCGGCCGAGCAGTCAAGGATGCAACTGGTTCATACATTGCTCCAGACGGTGAAGCCGGGAGAGCGATCGATGGTGTTTTGCGACCAGAAGTACAAAGTACGCCGCTTGGCGGCGCGACTGGGCGGTGAACCGGCCTCGGTCGGTTCGTTGACCGGCAATCATAGCCAGGCACAACGGGAACGTACGCTCGGTTCGTTTCGAACAGGTCGGCTCCGTTCACTCGTCGCCACCGATGTGGCAGCGAGGGGGTTGGACATACCCGATGTGTCACAGGTCATTCACTATGAATTGCCTGCCAACCCGAATTCGTATGTACACCGCAGCGGTCGGACCGGACGGGCGGAACGGCAGGGATCGACCTTTTTGATTCTGTCTCAAGCGGAAGAGCGAGAGTATTTGCACATGGTGCGTCAGTTGCGCATCAAGACAACGAAATTGCCTCTTCCCACACTCGCGACCTTACCACCGGCTGCCGCGCCGACGAACGAAGACAAGCTGGCACGCCACCCTCGGCCTCAGCACAGACCAGATCGCGGGCCGAGAGGATTTCAGGAGAAAAACGGCCGGCTATCAAGCTCGAGGTCCCGATGGTAA
- the uvrB gene encoding excinuclease ABC subunit UvrB: MPSFRLEAPFAPCGDQGPAIDQLAAGVRAGTKHQVLLGVTGSGKTFTMANLIERAQKPTLVLVHNKTLAGQLYQEFKQFFPHNAVEYFISYYDYYQPEAYIPQSDTYIAKDASINDAIDQMRHAATTSLLQRNDVVIVSSVSCIYGLGSPEVYHGMVVYLEEGMEIRREKILAKLVEIQYARNDIDFHRGTFRARGDVIEIFPASNEAVSVRIELFGDVVDAIHEIDPLTGKSLKKLPKVTVYPNTHYLIAPDRYERAITGIEEELDERVAYFKTHNQLVEAQRIAQRTKFDLEMIRAMGYCHGIENYSRHLSGRAPGEPPPTLIDYFPKDFLLIVDESHATIPQVGGMYEGDYSRKKTLVEYGFRLPSAVDNRPLKFAEFERCLNQVVYVSATPGPYELEHARGHVVEQIIRPTGLMDPVIDVRPAKGQVDHLLSEVRAEVAVGGRVLVTTLTKRMAEDLTEYYHDLGVKVRYLHSDIKTLERAEIVRDLRRGVFDVLVGINLLREGLDLPEVSLVAILDADKEGYLRSHRSLIQTSGRAARHVRGRVIFYGDVITDSMQLAIDETARRRRIQAEYNLVHGIVPESVRKDIPPLEYATAELDYVQLDLAAESSPGYEKDEAVEETIHRLELEMKAAAKELEFERAAVLRNRIRDLRLRELTLKEEVSD, encoded by the coding sequence ATGCCGTCGTTTCGCCTAGAAGCCCCGTTTGCACCTTGTGGAGACCAAGGGCCAGCAATTGACCAGCTGGCTGCAGGGGTTCGGGCGGGGACGAAACATCAAGTGCTCTTGGGAGTTACAGGCTCCGGCAAAACCTTCACGATGGCCAACCTGATCGAGCGTGCGCAAAAGCCCACGCTCGTGCTGGTGCATAACAAGACGCTCGCCGGGCAGCTGTACCAGGAATTCAAACAGTTCTTCCCCCACAACGCAGTCGAATACTTCATCAGCTATTACGATTACTACCAACCGGAAGCCTACATTCCGCAATCGGACACGTACATCGCCAAAGACGCGTCGATTAACGATGCGATTGATCAGATGCGCCATGCGGCGACGACCTCGCTCCTGCAGCGCAACGACGTGGTGATCGTCTCATCGGTCTCTTGTATCTATGGGCTCGGCTCGCCCGAGGTGTATCACGGTATGGTGGTCTACCTTGAAGAGGGAATGGAGATCAGACGAGAAAAGATTCTGGCGAAGCTGGTCGAGATCCAGTACGCGCGCAACGACATCGATTTCCATCGCGGAACTTTTCGTGCGCGCGGCGATGTCATCGAGATTTTCCCGGCTTCGAACGAAGCCGTGTCGGTACGGATCGAACTCTTCGGGGATGTCGTCGATGCGATTCATGAAATCGATCCGCTGACCGGAAAGTCGCTGAAGAAACTTCCCAAAGTCACGGTCTATCCAAACACGCACTACCTCATCGCCCCCGATCGGTATGAACGGGCCATCACGGGCATCGAAGAGGAGCTCGACGAGCGGGTCGCCTATTTCAAGACACACAATCAACTGGTGGAAGCACAGCGTATTGCGCAGCGGACGAAGTTTGATTTGGAGATGATCCGCGCGATGGGCTACTGCCACGGCATCGAAAACTATTCCCGCCACCTCAGCGGGCGGGCACCGGGCGAGCCGCCTCCTACGCTGATCGATTATTTCCCCAAGGACTTTCTGTTGATTGTTGATGAATCGCACGCGACAATTCCACAAGTGGGCGGCATGTACGAAGGTGACTATTCACGGAAAAAGACGCTCGTGGAATACGGATTCCGGCTCCCGTCGGCGGTGGATAACCGGCCATTGAAGTTTGCGGAGTTTGAACGTTGTCTGAATCAGGTGGTGTATGTCTCAGCGACGCCGGGTCCCTACGAATTGGAGCATGCGCGTGGGCATGTGGTCGAACAAATCATTCGACCGACCGGGCTTATGGATCCCGTGATCGACGTGCGGCCGGCAAAAGGGCAGGTCGATCACCTCCTCAGTGAAGTACGAGCGGAGGTCGCAGTGGGAGGGCGGGTGCTCGTCACCACACTCACGAAGCGGATGGCCGAGGACTTGACCGAGTATTATCATGACCTTGGCGTCAAGGTGCGGTACCTCCATTCCGACATTAAGACATTGGAACGGGCTGAGATTGTGCGGGACTTGCGCCGCGGGGTCTTCGACGTCCTGGTCGGCATCAATTTGTTGCGGGAAGGGCTGGATCTGCCGGAGGTGAGCCTTGTTGCCATTCTCGATGCGGACAAAGAAGGCTATCTTCGCTCGCATCGCTCCTTGATTCAGACCTCCGGTCGAGCGGCGAGACATGTGCGGGGTCGCGTCATCTTCTACGGCGATGTGATTACCGACTCGATGCAATTGGCCATTGACGAGACGGCGCGGCGTCGCCGGATCCAAGCCGAGTACAACCTGGTCCACGGGATCGTGCCCGAAAGTGTCAGAAAGGACATTCCGCCACTCGAATACGCCACGGCGGAGTTGGATTACGTCCAACTGGATCTGGCAGCCGAATCATCACCGGGCTATGAGAAGGATGAGGCAGTCGAGGAGACGATTCATCGCTTGGAGTTGGAGATGAAAGCGGCGGCAAAAGAGTTGGAGTTTGAGCGAGCGGCAGTGCTGCGCAATCGGATCCGAGACCTCAGACTCAGAGAACTGACGTTGAAAGAGGAGGTGAGTGATTAG